The Vulgatibacter sp. genome window below encodes:
- a CDS encoding ExbD/TolR family protein — translation MAGGAQDNDEEMISGINVTPLVDITLVLLIIFMVTATYIVKETINVDLPKAASGGQAVGTTLTFVLDKQGKLYVDGEESSFDKARAAVRTAVAEDKDARAIISADKSLSHGQVVELIDLVKTEGLVKFAINIEKDAAAAAAP, via the coding sequence ATGGCGGGCGGAGCGCAGGACAACGACGAGGAGATGATCAGCGGGATCAACGTCACCCCGCTCGTCGACATCACCCTCGTGCTGCTCATCATCTTCATGGTCACCGCCACGTACATCGTGAAGGAGACCATCAACGTCGACCTGCCCAAGGCAGCCTCCGGCGGCCAGGCGGTGGGCACCACCCTCACCTTCGTCCTCGACAAGCAGGGCAAGCTCTACGTCGACGGCGAGGAGTCGAGCTTCGACAAGGCGCGGGCAGCGGTCCGCACCGCGGTGGCGGAGGACAAGGACGCGCGGGCGATCATCAGCGCGGACAAGAGCCTCTCGCACGGCCAGGTGGTGGAGCTCATCGATCTGGTGAAGACCGAGGGGCTGGTGAAGTTCGCGATCAACATCGAGAAGGACGCGGCAGCTGCTGCGGCGCCCTGA
- a CDS encoding energy transducer TonB encodes MNAPEQNRSGWVIPAALAVSVGVHLGLFALLAQEPPPEKKDETVEFVLVEKEPPPPPPPPEPEPEPEPEPEPEPPPKPAPKPPPQVAKVDPPPPPPPNTPPPAEPPPPDAKPAPIKIGISLSSTTQGGDFAVGVGNTLYGKADDKAADPNEVRPYRAEETKQAPFVPSSRVSKLPGNPRVPDPGYSEEARKERVEGKLILRVKIDEEGRVTSVRVVKGLGYGLDERAVAAMRKARFSPAMADGRNVATEISYTLTFFLQD; translated from the coding sequence GTGAACGCGCCCGAGCAGAACCGCAGCGGCTGGGTGATCCCCGCCGCGCTGGCGGTCTCGGTCGGCGTGCACCTGGGGCTCTTCGCCCTGCTCGCACAGGAGCCGCCGCCCGAGAAGAAGGACGAGACGGTGGAGTTCGTGCTGGTGGAGAAGGAACCACCGCCGCCTCCCCCGCCGCCGGAGCCCGAACCCGAGCCGGAACCGGAACCCGAACCGGAGCCGCCCCCGAAGCCCGCGCCGAAACCGCCGCCGCAGGTGGCGAAGGTGGATCCGCCGCCTCCGCCGCCGCCCAACACGCCGCCGCCAGCGGAGCCGCCGCCGCCGGACGCGAAGCCCGCGCCGATCAAGATCGGCATCTCGCTCTCCTCGACGACGCAGGGAGGCGACTTCGCGGTGGGCGTGGGCAACACGCTCTACGGCAAGGCGGACGACAAGGCTGCCGATCCGAACGAGGTGCGGCCCTATCGCGCGGAGGAGACGAAGCAGGCGCCGTTCGTGCCGTCGTCACGAGTGAGCAAGCTGCCGGGCAACCCGCGGGTGCCCGATCCCGGTTACTCCGAGGAGGCCCGGAAGGAACGGGTCGAGGGCAAGCTGATCCTCCGCGTGAAGATCGACGAGGAGGGTCGCGTGACCAGCGTGCGCGTGGTGAAGGGCCTCGGCTACGGCCTCGACGAGCGCGCCGTCGCCGCGATGAGGAAGGCGCGCTTCAGCCCGGCGATGGCGGACGGCCGCAACGTAGCCACCGAGATCAGCTACACGCTGACCTTCTTCCTGCAGGATTGA
- a CDS encoding TonB family protein, which produces MLKLRTALLCALVLAPAWSGAQVLTRAPELQQFVQAEYPPDAEAAGMTGSVLLEIDIGEAGEVLDARVIGPAGNGFDEAAVAAVKQFVFSPAEIDEKPAAVTIEYRYDFQLRPKQEETVEAEAEEPAVVNLRGRLLQRGSKAPLVGATVDVNDGAVVAVSDEDGFFEAAGVPLGEAKVVVVDVRHEKYETTETIEDGKVTEVVYYVQAKPTSPFEQVVIGKAEKKEVSTVAISAGELTRIPGTSGDTVKVVQNLPGVARAPYGSGLLIIRGGNPNDTKTYIDGTEVPLIFHFGGLTSVYASELVEEVEFEPGNFGARYGRAIGGRVELKTRKPQIDRLHLVADADLFDATALVETPVAENLTVAVAARRSYVDAVINAAAAASPDAFGDIGFAVAPRYYDYQAKLNYEADDANNLRLDVYGSDDALAVVGVDSGGVENSSAFDTSTRFVRIGLTWDHRMSESTRARLQFTPGFDDFGFNFDPLFFQIQQTTANTRAEIFHDVSESFSIGGGLDLAFGEQRVRTQLPRPTPRGQIPPPDFRQDLVAADLEITYVGPGFWTEAIWQPIESLKLVPGIRFDYDSFIDSAWIDPRFAARFTLDEQTVLKGAVGIYHQAPTPQYATVEFGNPDVKEEGAIQYMIGAERRIAGPVSADLQLYYKDLFDAVAQSDRLVERGGELVPERYTNDGTGRSYGAEVLLRYDPDGRFFGWIAYSISRVEYEEGRANSRSDGADQFDQPHNLVALGSLELPEIWNGLSFGFRARYTTGGPKWQTAGGLYDVDADDYRSLPRGRSSDERLPDFFQLDLRVDKKWTFDTATLTAYLDVQNVLNRENSEGTDYNYDFTEVQNQPGLPLFPSFGIRWEY; this is translated from the coding sequence ATGCTCAAACTGCGCACGGCGCTGCTCTGCGCGCTCGTCCTCGCCCCGGCCTGGTCCGGTGCGCAGGTGCTGACGCGCGCTCCCGAGCTGCAGCAATTCGTGCAGGCCGAATACCCGCCCGACGCGGAGGCCGCCGGGATGACCGGCTCGGTGCTCCTCGAGATCGACATCGGCGAGGCCGGCGAGGTCCTCGACGCCCGGGTGATCGGGCCCGCCGGCAACGGCTTCGACGAGGCGGCGGTGGCAGCGGTGAAGCAATTCGTCTTCTCGCCCGCCGAGATCGACGAGAAGCCCGCGGCGGTCACCATCGAGTACCGCTACGACTTCCAGCTCCGCCCGAAGCAGGAGGAGACGGTCGAAGCCGAGGCCGAGGAGCCCGCGGTGGTCAACCTCCGCGGCAGGCTCCTCCAGCGCGGCAGCAAGGCGCCGCTGGTGGGCGCCACCGTCGACGTGAACGACGGCGCGGTGGTGGCGGTCTCCGACGAGGACGGCTTCTTCGAGGCGGCGGGCGTGCCGCTGGGCGAGGCGAAGGTCGTCGTCGTCGACGTGCGCCACGAGAAGTACGAGACCACCGAGACCATCGAGGACGGCAAGGTCACCGAGGTCGTCTACTACGTGCAGGCGAAGCCGACCTCGCCCTTCGAGCAGGTGGTGATCGGCAAGGCGGAGAAGAAGGAGGTCTCCACCGTCGCCATCTCCGCCGGCGAGCTCACCCGCATTCCCGGCACCTCCGGCGACACGGTGAAGGTGGTGCAGAACCTCCCCGGTGTCGCCCGCGCCCCCTACGGCAGCGGCCTGCTCATCATCCGCGGCGGCAACCCCAACGACACCAAGACCTACATCGACGGCACCGAAGTGCCGCTCATCTTCCACTTCGGCGGCCTCACCTCGGTCTACGCCAGCGAGCTCGTCGAAGAGGTGGAGTTCGAGCCCGGCAACTTCGGCGCCCGCTACGGCCGCGCCATCGGCGGCCGCGTCGAGCTCAAGACCCGCAAGCCGCAGATCGACCGACTCCACCTCGTCGCCGACGCCGACCTCTTCGACGCCACCGCCCTGGTGGAGACGCCGGTGGCCGAGAACCTCACCGTCGCGGTGGCGGCGCGCCGCTCCTACGTCGACGCGGTGATCAACGCGGCGGCAGCCGCCTCGCCGGATGCCTTCGGCGACATCGGCTTCGCGGTTGCGCCCCGCTACTACGACTACCAGGCGAAGCTGAACTACGAGGCGGACGACGCCAACAACCTGCGCCTCGACGTCTACGGCTCCGACGACGCCCTCGCCGTGGTCGGCGTCGACAGCGGCGGCGTGGAGAACTCCAGCGCCTTCGACACCTCGACCCGCTTCGTCCGGATCGGTCTCACCTGGGATCACCGCATGAGCGAGAGCACCAGGGCGCGGCTGCAGTTCACGCCGGGCTTCGACGACTTCGGCTTCAACTTCGATCCGCTCTTCTTCCAGATCCAGCAGACCACCGCCAACACCCGCGCCGAGATCTTCCACGACGTCTCGGAGAGCTTCTCCATCGGCGGCGGCCTCGACCTCGCCTTCGGCGAGCAACGGGTCCGCACCCAGCTGCCCCGCCCCACGCCCCGCGGCCAGATCCCGCCGCCCGACTTCCGGCAGGATCTCGTCGCCGCCGACCTGGAGATCACCTACGTCGGCCCCGGCTTCTGGACCGAGGCGATCTGGCAGCCGATCGAATCCCTGAAGCTCGTCCCCGGCATCCGCTTCGACTACGACTCCTTCATCGACTCGGCGTGGATCGATCCGCGCTTCGCCGCGCGCTTCACCCTGGACGAGCAGACGGTGCTCAAGGGCGCGGTGGGCATCTACCACCAGGCGCCGACGCCGCAGTACGCCACGGTGGAGTTCGGCAATCCCGACGTGAAGGAGGAGGGCGCGATCCAGTACATGATCGGCGCCGAGCGCCGGATCGCAGGTCCCGTCAGCGCCGATCTGCAGCTCTACTACAAGGATCTCTTCGACGCGGTGGCGCAGTCCGACCGGCTGGTCGAGCGCGGCGGCGAGCTCGTCCCCGAGCGCTACACCAACGACGGCACCGGCCGCTCCTACGGCGCGGAGGTGCTCCTCCGCTACGATCCCGACGGCCGCTTCTTCGGTTGGATCGCCTACTCGATTTCCCGCGTGGAGTACGAGGAGGGCCGCGCCAACTCCCGGAGCGACGGCGCCGATCAATTCGACCAGCCCCACAACCTGGTGGCCCTCGGCTCGCTGGAGCTGCCGGAGATCTGGAACGGCCTCTCCTTCGGCTTCCGCGCCCGCTACACCACCGGCGGCCCGAAGTGGCAGACCGCCGGCGGCCTCTACGACGTCGACGCCGACGACTACCGGAGCCTGCCGCGGGGCCGCAGCTCCGACGAGCGGCTCCCCGACTTCTTCCAGCTCGATCTGCGCGTGGACAAGAAGTGGACCTTCGACACCGCCACGCTCACCGCCTACCTCGACGTGCAGAACGTCCTCAATCGCGAGAACAGCGAGGGGACGGACTACAACTACGACTTCACCGAGGTCCAGAACCAGCCGGGCCTCCCGCTCTTCCCCTCCTTCGGCATCCGGTGGGAGTACTGA